A single region of the Cinclus cinclus chromosome 10, bCinCin1.1, whole genome shotgun sequence genome encodes:
- the NGEF gene encoding ephexin-1 — MDEHGREATHRLSTDGLWQGHSQQVLRESGSVSEGEEESAGVNPVTHEGDLHTQYIAIQRNSRYYRSMRLPNRGKRKTSREAMHMQRTTGSLKNYEPIKEPLNVLSHKGSPSPANSDPTTLDELLIQRLLPSYPSYRGNRPGSPSPAPPPPLPPELLASRLPPPAMELLAAALSAACAFDQDGSAGQPGRDPAAAEETPAAGTAEAPPAHPMTADSWRNLIEHIGLLYQEYRDKSTREEIETRRLQDSQTDPEETSPSEETPSEAEPTSTIENKAPPQINLLRNSNSRFNLWQDLPEVQNSGVLSILQPDEIKLQEAMFELVTSEASYYKSLNLLVSHFMENERLKKILHQSEAHILFSNVLDVMAVSERFLLDLEQRVEENIVISDVCDIVYQHTVNHFSVYITYVSNQTYQERAYKQLLQDKPAFRDVISQLELDPKCKGLSFSSFLILPFQRITRLKLLVQNILKKVEEKSDRESTALDAHKELETVVKACNEGVRKMSRTEQMISIQKKLEFKIKSVPIISHSRWLLKQGELQQMNGPKTSRTLRTKKLFREIYLFLFNDLLVICRQIPGDKYQVFDSAPRGLLRVEELEDQGQSLANVFILRLLENADDREASYMLKASSQSEMKRWMISLAPNRRTKFVSFTSRLVDCPQIQCVHPYVAQQPDELSLELADVLNILDKTDDGWIFGERLHDQERGWFPSSIGEEILNPKIRAQNLKECFRVHKSDDSQRRKLGSRNRQ, encoded by the exons ATGGATGAGCATGGGAGAGAAGCCACCCACAGGCTCTCCACTGATGGGCTCTGGCAGGGCCATTCCCAGCAGGTCCTAAGAGAGTCAGGTTCGGTCTCTGAAGGTGAGGAAGAGTCAGCAGGTGTTAACCCAGTGACGCATGAGGGGGACTTGCACACACAGTACATTGCTATTCAAAGAAACTCCAGGTACTACCGATCCATGAGGCTGCcaaacagagggaaaagaaagactTCAAGAGAGGCAATGCACATGCAGCGTACTACAG GTTCACTCAAAAACTATGAGCCCATCAAAGAGCCTCTGAATGTTTTATCTCATAAGGGATCACCATCTCCAGCAAACTCTGATCCAACAACATTAGATGAATTATTGATCCAAAG GCTGCTGCCTTCCTACCCCAGTTACCGTGGCAACCGCccgggctcccccagccccgcaccgccgccgccgctgccgccggaGCTGCTGGCCAGCCGCCTGCCGCCGCCCgccatggagctgctggccGCGGCCCTCAGCGCCGCCTGCGCCTTCGACCAGGACGGCTCGGCGGGACAGCCCGGCAG GGACCCCGCCGCCGCTGAGGAGACCCCCGCCGCCGGCACCGCCGAGGCACCGCCCGCACACCCCATGACGGCCGACTCCTGGAGGAACCTCATCGAGCACATCG GGCTCTTGTACCAGGAATATCGAGATAAATCCACGCGCGAGGAGATTGAAACCAGGCGATTGCAAGATTCACAGACAGACCCTGAGGAGACTTCACCCAGTGAGGAAAccccatctgaagcagaaccCACAAGTACAATCGAAAACAAAGCTCCACCACAAATCAATTTGCTGAGAAATTCCAACTCCAGGTTCAACTTATGGCAAGATCTTCCTGAGGTCCAGAACAGTGGTGTCCTCAGCATCCTCCAGCCAGATGAGATCAAGCTGCAGGAG GCCATGTTTGAGCTGGTTACTTCCGAAGCATCGTATTACAAGAGTCTGAATCTGCTGGTGTCTCACTTCATGGAGAATGAACGTCTGAAAAAGATCTTACACCAGTCTGAGGCACATATCCTCTTCTCCAACGTGCTGGATGTCATGGCGGTCAGCGAGCG CTTCCTGTTGGACCTTGAGCAGCGGGTGGAAGAGAACATCGTGATTTCGGACGTGTGTGATATTGTCTACCAGCACACAGTTAATCACTTCTCTGTGTACATCACCTACGTCTCCAACCAAACCTACCAGGAGAGAGCCTACAAGCAGCTTCT CCAGGACAAACCAGCCTTTCGAGATGTGATCTCACAGCTAGAGCTGGATCCCAAGTGCAAAGGCctgtccttttcttccttcctgatTCTGCCATTTCAAAGGATCACTCGACTCAAGCTGCTGGTGCAG aatattttgaagaaagtggaagaaaaatctgACAGGGAATCCACTGCCCTGGATGCACATAAAGAACTGGAAACG GTGGTGAAAGCATGTAATGAAGGTGTCCGGAAGATGAGCCGAACAGAGCAGATGATCAGCATCCAGAAGAAACTAGAATTCAAGATCAAG TCTGTACCTATCATCTCTCACTCCCGCTGGCTGCTGAAGCAGGGGGAACTGCAGCAAATGAATGGTCCGAAGACATCACGAACGCTTCGCACCAAGAAACTCTTCAGAGAAATCTACCTGTTCCTTTTCAATGATCTGCTGGTCATTTGCCGGCAAATTCCTGG GGACAAGTACCAAGTGTTTGACTCTGCTCCCCGAGGGCTTCTGCGGGTGGAGGAGTTAGAAGATCAGGGGCAGAGTTTGGCCAATGTCTTCATCTTGAGGCTGCTAGAGAATGCAGATGACCGGGAGGCCAGCTACATGCTGAAGGCATCATCCCA GAGTGAAATGAAGCGCTGGATGATTTCACTAGCCCCAAACAGAAGAACGAAATTTGTTTCATTCACATCCAGACTTGTTG ACTGCCCGCAGATCCAGTGTGTCCACCCATATGTGGCCCAGCAGCCTGATGAGCTCTCCTTAGAACTGGCTGATGTGCTCAACATCCTGGACAAGACAGATGATG GCTGGATATTTGGGGAACGTCTTCACGATCAGGAGAGGGGCTGGTTCCCCAGTTCTATTGGGGAGGAGAtcctgaaccccaaaatccgAGCCCAGAACCTGAAGGAGTGTTTCCGGGTGCACAAGTCAGATGACAGTCAGAGAAGGAAACTGGGAAGCAGAAACCGCCAATGA